The following coding sequences lie in one Candidatus Nitrospira allomarina genomic window:
- a CDS encoding STAS domain-containing protein encodes MLAVREHCQHNTKILDLSGSFDASSKVGLEVAILGAKEMGCQHIILNFSEITWIDSMGLGQLFLWYHKMRPNHVHLSIVSPQPTVKDLLESTHLSEIVPIYQSEKEAVEAQPQTPYV; translated from the coding sequence ATGCTTGCGGTTAGAGAGCATTGTCAGCACAACACAAAAATACTGGACCTCTCGGGAAGTTTTGACGCCAGTTCCAAGGTGGGACTTGAAGTCGCCATCCTCGGAGCAAAGGAAATGGGCTGTCAACATATTATCTTAAATTTTTCTGAGATTACCTGGATTGATTCAATGGGATTAGGACAATTATTCCTTTGGTATCACAAGATGAGACCCAATCATGTGCACCTCAGTATCGTCAGCCCGCAACCGACGGTTAAAGATCTTTTAGAGTCGACCCACCTCTCCGAAATTGTTCCTATCTATCAATCTGAAAAAGAAGCTGTGGAGGCTCAACCCCAGACTCCTTATGTGTGA
- a CDS encoding HEAT repeat domain-containing protein, with amino-acid sequence MSTLFTPLFVFWQIVGGISCLLGLSSPSWAQQTPLEAHPVHPLITAQVLVVETIALTERGLQDSTAITKTVTDRLAETGFTIVSTPEEPHDAVIRVKCEERQTFTGPSQHRNTGPALTSRLWKGPACHISYRYGEQFPPWSWDVHTPFEDTSEAAEIAGASNTGTFAMTALNTRLQQDDFPLYLVAEWEQVDRLLMLFQKSSDNIDRQTTILKLLGTLPSDQAFETLKQALTDPALTPTALLALGQQGEKAIPALASFLESSTNPDHRLAAIQALGVIATQSNAPALFTQFMKALDTEEPKIQTEAVKGLGNLADRRAIQPLEKLNLKSWTNPSTSPDMMALRKMLSWSLWQLSPSAHTAE; translated from the coding sequence ATGAGCACCCTCTTCACACCCCTGTTCGTCTTTTGGCAAATAGTCGGCGGAATTTCCTGTCTGCTGGGTCTTTCCTCACCGTCTTGGGCTCAACAAACACCACTGGAGGCTCATCCGGTTCATCCCCTTATAACAGCCCAAGTTTTAGTGGTCGAAACCATCGCACTCACGGAGCGAGGACTCCAGGATTCCACGGCTATCACAAAGACCGTCACCGACCGATTGGCCGAGACAGGATTTACCATCGTCTCTACTCCAGAAGAACCTCACGATGCGGTCATACGGGTGAAATGCGAAGAACGACAGACATTCACCGGCCCAAGTCAACATCGGAATACTGGTCCGGCCCTTACTTCGCGGTTATGGAAAGGCCCTGCCTGTCATATTTCTTACCGTTATGGAGAACAATTTCCTCCTTGGAGCTGGGATGTTCACACTCCATTTGAAGATACAAGTGAGGCTGCGGAAATCGCAGGAGCCTCGAATACGGGAACCTTCGCAATGACTGCTCTAAACACCCGGCTTCAACAGGATGATTTTCCATTGTATCTAGTGGCTGAATGGGAACAAGTCGACAGATTGCTGATGCTCTTTCAGAAATCCTCCGACAATATTGACCGACAAACGACAATCCTCAAACTTTTGGGAACTTTGCCTTCCGATCAAGCCTTCGAAACTCTGAAGCAGGCCCTCACCGACCCTGCCCTGACGCCGACGGCACTATTGGCCCTTGGGCAACAAGGAGAAAAGGCTATCCCTGCCTTGGCTTCATTTCTGGAATCCTCCACTAACCCAGACCATAGATTGGCCGCTATTCAAGCCTTGGGCGTCATTGCCACGCAGAGCAATGCTCCCGCCTTATTCACTCAGTTCATGAAAGCTTTGGATACAGAAGAGCCCAAGATACAAACGGAAGCCGTCAAAGGCCTTGGAAACCTTGCGGACCGACGGGCGATTCAACCTTTGGAAAAACTTAACCTGAAAAGCTGGACAAATCCTTCCACCAGTCCTGACATGATGGCTCTCCGTAAAATGCTGAGCTGGAGCCTCTGGCAACTGAGTCCAAGCGCTCACACCGCAGAATGA
- a CDS encoding FG-GAP repeat domain-containing protein: MKKKNWTCLLVIVGLANGLLFLPLTMESLHAGTVPDIRGTWKDGPSSGSVTGCQDPDDNGPFSDPGGDTYGITNQTGSNWNVTQVDTVVDNGITVVQTVTCSGTVSANGTVNASCPYVVTLNGGFWYSGTATLTASLVGNTLTYTLAGQDLVGDTCQWIQTGTDTRSGTVPPPVVLPIHTPYDLNGDGKGDLIWRNTNTGSTAIWLMNGIVRASIGFPGGVPLNWQIAGIGDVTGDGKADVIWRNSTNGSVAIWVMNGTTVTSTGFPGSAPTAWVIQAVGDVNGDGKADLIWRNSSNGNTAIWLMNGTAMASVAFPGGVPLNWQIAGTGDVTGDGKADVIWRNGSNGAVAVWVMNGITVTGTGFPGSTSTNWKIEGVGDFNGDGKADFIWKNDTSDILAIWLMNGTSIASSKVLGGIASAWKIEQVGDINGDGESGRGLEKYDYRGGESLADEWSSPDWNRLSGYSFPLLGHSTLE; this comes from the coding sequence ATGAAGAAAAAAAATTGGACATGTTTATTAGTGATTGTGGGTTTAGCGAATGGGTTACTTTTTTTGCCTTTGACCATGGAGAGCCTGCATGCGGGGACAGTGCCCGATATTAGAGGCACCTGGAAAGATGGCCCGAGTAGTGGTTCAGTAACGGGATGTCAGGATCCGGATGATAATGGACCTTTCAGTGATCCTGGGGGAGATACCTATGGTATTACCAACCAAACTGGTTCCAACTGGAACGTAACACAGGTGGATACCGTGGTTGATAACGGAATTACCGTTGTACAAACAGTGACCTGTTCAGGAACCGTATCAGCGAATGGGACAGTGAATGCGTCATGTCCTTACGTGGTTACCCTCAACGGCGGGTTTTGGTATAGCGGCACAGCCACTTTAACGGCTTCCCTTGTAGGAAATACCTTGACCTACACGCTTGCCGGTCAGGATCTCGTGGGAGATACCTGTCAATGGATTCAGACGGGAACAGATACCAGGAGTGGGACTGTCCCTCCTCCTGTTGTTTTACCCATACATACGCCTTATGACCTCAATGGAGATGGGAAGGGCGACCTAATCTGGCGCAACACAAACACCGGGAGCACGGCCATCTGGTTGATGAACGGGATAGTCCGGGCCTCGATCGGGTTCCCAGGCGGGGTGCCGCTCAACTGGCAGATCGCAGGGATCGGCGATGTGACAGGGGATGGCAAGGCCGATGTCATCTGGCGCAATAGTACCAACGGCTCGGTGGCGATCTGGGTGATGAACGGCACGACCGTGACGTCCACAGGTTTTCCCGGCAGTGCGCCGACTGCCTGGGTTATTCAGGCCGTCGGGGATGTCAACGGCGATGGGAAAGCCGATCTAATATGGCGCAACAGCAGTAACGGCAACACAGCCATCTGGTTGATGAATGGGACCGCCATGGCCTCGGTTGCCTTCCCGGGCGGAGTACCGCTCAACTGGCAGATTGCGGGGACCGGCGATGTGACGGGGGATGGCAAGGCCGATGTCATCTGGCGTAACGGCAGCAATGGGGCCGTGGCCGTGTGGGTGATGAATGGGATCACTGTGACCGGCACGGGCTTTCCCGGCAGCACCTCCACGAATTGGAAAATTGAGGGTGTTGGGGATTTCAATGGCGATGGGAAGGCCGACTTTATCTGGAAGAATGACACAAGCGACATCTTGGCCATCTGGCTGATGAATGGGACCTCTATTGCGTCGTCTAAAGTGTTGGGCGGCATCGCCTCGGCATGGAAGATTGAGCAGGTGGGGGATATAAATGGAGATGGGGAAAGCGGACGTGGTCTTGAAAAATACGATTACCGGGGAGGTGAAAGTCTGGCTGATGAATGGAGTAGCCCTGATTGGAATCGGCTCTCCGGATACAGTTTCCCCCTCCTGGGACATTCAACCCTAGAGTAA